A stretch of the Duncaniella dubosii genome encodes the following:
- a CDS encoding LTA synthase family protein, producing the protein MTGFVLFALIYFIFCTLFFEVIQKPFFGLYNRHVNAEKTTAKDIVQVYSHGLVSDFIIASYLTAFPLIVSAIHTLLPCFNVAIVLTVYNIIISLAVGLICVSDTLLYKFWNYKLDSSVFVYLRSLKGAFASVSAGYLVAAFSVAFIVAGIFFAGTQIITVRCSATLLDSSWMVWWKCLLTFCIFIVAAGCLFAIIRGLKIRPNNPSVVYYSKNPFFNHLALNPAYNLIYSLGTKDEFKGKFRFFDDKECEEITSRLFPTSGRPKRKLLRTDRPNILFVIWESLGAEFVPSLGGKENVAVNVDRIAADEGILFTRCTAGSFRTDRGLVCLLSGYLGQPTTSVIRYTRKLPNLPALPRRLKKEGYVTTAVHGGELTIMHKSDYYLAAGHDTLVSQKDFPSSAPTCKWGIQDGYMFDYILNDIKEKTERGERWFTTFQTLSSHEPFTVPYNRLPDDEVGNSFAYTDHCFGEFIDRLKTTPAWDNTLVVCVADHGYNASHNPVSRQKYAHIPILLTGGALAESGRIDTLMSQTDLAATLLGQMNLPHDEFLFSRDVLADSYSEPFSFHTYTNGFMFTDERGVTIVDNVSGDAIEGSDPGREKKGRAILQKLYEDLANR; encoded by the coding sequence ATGACTGGATTCGTCTTATTCGCACTGATATATTTCATCTTCTGCACACTTTTTTTCGAGGTGATACAGAAGCCGTTTTTCGGATTGTACAACAGGCATGTCAATGCCGAAAAAACAACGGCCAAGGATATTGTGCAGGTGTACTCCCACGGACTTGTCTCCGACTTCATAATAGCGTCATATCTAACCGCATTTCCTCTGATTGTGAGCGCGATTCATACACTTCTGCCATGCTTCAACGTGGCTATAGTCCTGACAGTCTATAATATAATCATATCACTGGCAGTCGGGCTGATATGCGTGTCGGACACACTGCTATATAAATTCTGGAACTACAAACTTGATTCGTCGGTCTTTGTCTATCTCCGTTCACTCAAAGGCGCTTTTGCCAGTGTGTCGGCCGGTTATCTCGTCGCGGCATTCTCGGTTGCGTTCATAGTCGCAGGGATATTTTTCGCAGGGACACAGATAATCACGGTCAGATGTTCGGCAACGCTGCTTGACAGCTCATGGATGGTGTGGTGGAAATGTCTGCTGACATTCTGCATATTCATCGTAGCCGCAGGATGTCTGTTCGCAATAATACGCGGACTGAAAATCAGGCCCAACAATCCGAGCGTCGTCTACTACAGCAAAAATCCGTTTTTCAACCATTTGGCGCTCAATCCGGCCTACAATCTCATCTATTCGTTAGGCACAAAAGATGAATTCAAAGGCAAATTCCGATTTTTCGATGACAAGGAGTGTGAGGAAATAACATCACGCCTATTTCCGACATCCGGCCGTCCAAAAAGGAAGCTGCTCCGAACCGACAGGCCGAACATCCTGTTTGTCATCTGGGAAAGCCTCGGGGCGGAATTCGTACCCTCGCTCGGAGGCAAGGAGAATGTCGCTGTCAATGTCGACCGCATAGCCGCCGATGAAGGGATACTCTTCACCCGCTGCACCGCCGGAAGTTTCCGCACCGACCGAGGCCTTGTCTGTCTGCTAAGTGGCTATCTCGGGCAGCCAACCACGAGCGTGATCCGCTATACCCGAAAACTCCCTAATCTCCCCGCACTCCCGCGCAGACTGAAAAAGGAAGGCTATGTCACCACAGCCGTTCACGGCGGCGAACTGACCATCATGCACAAGTCGGACTATTATCTCGCCGCCGGCCACGACACTCTTGTCAGCCAAAAGGATTTTCCATCGTCAGCCCCGACATGCAAATGGGGCATACAGGACGGATACATGTTCGACTATATTTTAAATGACATCAAAGAGAAAACCGAAAGAGGCGAACGGTGGTTCACCACCTTCCAGACACTAAGCTCCCATGAACCTTTCACCGTCCCTTACAACCGTCTGCCTGACGATGAAGTAGGAAACTCGTTTGCCTATACCGACCACTGTTTCGGCGAATTTATCGACCGGCTCAAAACCACTCCGGCATGGGACAATACCCTTGTCGTATGCGTGGCAGACCACGGGTATAACGCTTCGCATAACCCTGTCTCACGTCAGAAATACGCCCACATTCCTATTTTGCTCACGGGAGGCGCTCTTGCCGAAAGCGGACGCATCGACACTCTGATGAGCCAGACTGACCTCGCGGCAACACTGCTCGGACAGATGAACCTCCCTCACGACGAATTCTTGTTCAGCCGCGACGTCCTTGCCGACTCCTACAGCGAACCGTTTTCGTTTCACACATACACCAACGGCTTCATGTTTACCGACGAGCGCGGTGTAACGATAGTCGACAACGTTTCCGGCGATGCTATCGAAGGATCTGATCCCGGACGTGAAAAGAAAGGACGTGCGATACTTCAGAAACTTTATGAGGATTTAGCCAACAGATAA
- a CDS encoding glycosyltransferase family 9 protein codes for MVSKRMLIIRFSALGDVAMTVPAIYSLATRYPDLNIDVVTRPFFARLFINAPDNVNVIGVDFNKDYKGVGGTIRLLRRLGKLRPDYVADLHNVLRSWIIDRYFCLRGVKVVMVDKMRGKRSELFRTGQPQPSFIDRYAKVFAELGYPVSLTFKSLYQNHSPALPFEPKHPAIGVAPFARYSNKTYPESQMREVISKLTAGGYNVYLFGGRGAEATRLKEWVAATSGCTSLAGEYPLEDEIALMGAMDAMVSMDSSNQHMAALAGTHVISIWGSTTPACGFMGYGQEAGRVVCLNIECQPCSVGGAPDCPKRHFDCMRKLAADTIVEKIRQTVEAASATSVPKHS; via the coding sequence ATGGTATCCAAGCGCATGTTGATTATTCGGTTTTCAGCCCTCGGAGACGTGGCCATGACCGTGCCGGCCATATATTCACTGGCCACACGCTATCCTGACCTTAATATCGATGTGGTCACACGTCCATTCTTTGCGAGACTGTTCATCAACGCGCCGGACAACGTTAATGTAATAGGCGTGGATTTCAATAAGGATTACAAAGGGGTCGGAGGGACAATCCGTCTTCTACGCCGACTTGGCAAATTGAGGCCGGACTATGTTGCGGATCTCCACAATGTCTTGCGATCATGGATAATTGACCGATACTTCTGTCTTCGCGGAGTCAAGGTTGTCATGGTCGACAAGATGCGCGGGAAACGCTCGGAACTGTTCCGGACAGGACAACCGCAGCCTTCGTTCATCGACCGCTACGCAAAGGTGTTTGCCGAACTCGGCTATCCTGTCAGCCTGACGTTCAAGAGCCTGTATCAGAACCACTCCCCGGCTCTGCCGTTTGAGCCTAAGCACCCTGCAATCGGAGTAGCTCCCTTTGCCCGCTATTCAAACAAGACCTATCCCGAAAGTCAGATGCGCGAAGTCATCTCAAAACTGACAGCAGGAGGATATAACGTCTACCTGTTCGGCGGGAGAGGAGCTGAAGCGACCCGGCTGAAAGAATGGGTGGCGGCGACATCCGGCTGCACATCGCTCGCCGGAGAATATCCGCTCGAAGACGAGATAGCCCTCATGGGTGCGATGGATGCGATGGTCAGCATGGATTCATCCAACCAGCACATGGCGGCGCTTGCAGGCACACATGTCATCAGCATCTGGGGAAGCACCACTCCGGCATGCGGATTCATGGGCTACGGACAGGAGGCCGGAAGGGTGGTCTGCCTTAACATCGAATGTCAGCCTTGTTCGGTCGGCGGAGCTCCCGATTGCCCCAAGAGACATTTCGACTGCATGCGCAAACTGGCAGCCGACACCATAGTTGAAAAAATCCGTCAGACCGTAGAAGCCGCTTCGGCAACATCAGTTCCGAAACATTCATAA
- a CDS encoding B3/B4 domain-containing protein — translation MEIKFEPIIAGAAPALQVVTIEATVKNSPTTDELWSMIERAAADLREVTELADINKRPAIRATREAYKACGKEPNRYRPSSEALSRRAVKGLELYRINTLVDLINLVSLQSGYSIGGFDADRIEGGVMTLGVGREGEPFEGIGRGELNIAHMPVYRDAVGGVGTPTSDNERTKLSLDTTNLLMCINVYGEEMPIDDTIALTLSLLEKYADASDIKVDIYKPEKNSEP, via the coding sequence ATGGAAATAAAATTTGAACCGATAATAGCCGGGGCTGCCCCTGCGCTTCAGGTTGTAACCATTGAGGCGACAGTCAAAAACAGTCCGACAACTGATGAACTTTGGAGCATGATCGAACGCGCGGCCGCCGACCTTCGGGAAGTGACCGAGCTTGCCGACATCAACAAGCGTCCTGCAATCAGGGCTACACGCGAGGCATACAAGGCCTGCGGAAAAGAACCGAACCGCTATCGTCCGTCATCGGAGGCTTTGTCGCGCCGTGCGGTAAAGGGGTTGGAGCTTTACCGTATCAATACCCTTGTCGATCTTATAAATCTCGTTTCACTGCAGTCCGGTTATTCGATAGGCGGTTTCGATGCCGACAGGATTGAAGGCGGAGTCATGACTCTCGGAGTGGGACGTGAAGGTGAGCCCTTCGAGGGAATCGGGCGCGGTGAGCTTAACATAGCCCACATGCCGGTCTATCGTGATGCGGTCGGTGGCGTGGGAACTCCGACAAGCGATAACGAGCGCACGAAACTTAGTCTCGATACAACTAACCTGCTGATGTGTATAAATGTCTACGGCGAGGAAATGCCGATTGACGATACGATCGCGCTAACACTCTCGCTGCTTGAAAAATATGCCGACGCAAGCGATATAAAAGTCGATATTTACAAACCTGAAAAAAATAGTGAGCCATGA
- a CDS encoding glycosyl transferase family 90 produces the protein MRIRTDFRSLIKGYQRISYYTKNFSRYILPDALFRTIYGLKLKHLSQEELDEIGHRVDYYARCAEGSEVDSRNSVTVGGFRFPWKAKKKHTTYFFDLYECVRCFPQKLRFSYLMGDVAWDLPTPTFAKTRPITQGKSNTVILPLNKVRHFRFINDTRSFREKRDMIVFRNVVRKQPHRELFLEKYIDHPMVDAGQINRDTKNPRFVKPYIPMEDQLDFKFIATIEGNDVATNLKWVMSSNSVAVMPRPRIESWFMEGKLIPDYHYIEIKPDYSDLIEKLEFYIANPEKAEAIIRHAHEYVDRFRDPDRELLIARLTAGRYFRLTGQLPLHP, from the coding sequence ATGAGAATCCGCACCGATTTCCGCTCACTCATTAAGGGCTATCAGCGCATATCGTACTACACGAAGAATTTCTCACGCTACATCCTTCCGGATGCACTTTTCAGAACCATATATGGTCTGAAGCTGAAACATCTGTCACAGGAGGAGCTTGACGAAATCGGCCATCGTGTGGACTACTATGCACGTTGCGCAGAGGGTTCGGAAGTCGACAGCAGGAATTCCGTGACTGTCGGAGGCTTCCGTTTTCCATGGAAGGCAAAGAAAAAACACACCACATATTTCTTTGACCTCTATGAATGCGTGAGATGTTTTCCCCAAAAACTGCGGTTCTCGTATCTGATGGGCGATGTGGCGTGGGACTTGCCTACACCGACATTCGCAAAGACCCGTCCTATCACGCAGGGCAAAAGCAACACGGTGATTCTGCCGCTCAACAAAGTGCGCCATTTCCGTTTCATCAACGACACGCGCAGTTTCCGCGAGAAGCGTGACATGATTGTGTTTCGCAACGTCGTGCGCAAGCAGCCCCACCGCGAGCTTTTCCTTGAGAAATACATCGACCATCCGATGGTAGATGCCGGACAGATTAACCGTGACACTAAAAATCCACGGTTCGTCAAGCCCTATATCCCTATGGAGGATCAGCTCGATTTCAAATTCATCGCGACAATAGAAGGAAACGATGTCGCGACGAATCTCAAATGGGTGATGTCGTCAAACTCTGTAGCCGTTATGCCACGTCCCCGCATCGAATCTTGGTTCATGGAGGGAAAACTCATCCCCGACTACCATTACATCGAAATCAAGCCCGACTACTCAGACCTCATCGAGAAGCTTGAATTCTATATTGCCAATCCTGAAAAGGCCGAAGCGATAATCCGACATGCCCATGAGTATGTCGACCGCTTCCGTGACCCGGACCGCGAGCTGCTGATTGCCCGGCTTACAGCCGGACGCTATTTCAGGCTCACAGGCCAGCTTCCACTTCACCCTTAA
- a CDS encoding L-threonylcarbamoyladenylate synthase, which translates to MKTLRIYPTSINDRYLDEVVDCLRDGGVIIYPTDTLYAIGCDALNNSAIERLCKIKGVNPQKQVLSVVCDGISMASEYARIDNEAFRILRTNLPGPFTFILPAATSLPKVFKGRKEVGIRVPDNPISRAIAERLGHPILSSSLKVDDEVPVFDAHELAATFEGVASLLIDDGGSNGDVGIDPHPSTVVDLTDSSSPEIIREGCGELQ; encoded by the coding sequence ATGAAAACACTTAGAATTTATCCAACAAGCATCAACGACAGGTATCTTGACGAAGTGGTCGATTGTCTGCGCGACGGAGGAGTCATCATATATCCGACCGACACGCTCTATGCCATCGGCTGTGATGCGCTCAACAATTCCGCTATCGAGCGCCTTTGTAAAATCAAGGGTGTGAATCCTCAGAAACAGGTGCTCTCGGTTGTCTGCGACGGTATATCGATGGCGAGCGAATATGCCCGCATCGACAATGAGGCGTTCCGCATACTCCGCACGAATCTGCCCGGCCCGTTTACTTTTATATTGCCGGCTGCCACGTCGCTTCCGAAGGTGTTCAAAGGCCGCAAGGAGGTTGGTATCCGTGTTCCGGATAATCCGATAAGCCGCGCTATCGCCGAAAGACTCGGACATCCCATTCTCTCATCGTCGCTTAAAGTCGATGACGAAGTGCCGGTGTTCGATGCCCACGAGCTTGCCGCTACTTTCGAGGGGGTAGCTTCGCTGCTTATTGACGACGGAGGCTCTAACGGCGACGTAGGCATTGACCCCCATCCGTCAACCGTGGTAGACCTTACCGACAGTTCATCGCCTGAAATCATTCGAGAAGGGTGCGGAGAACTTCAGTAA
- a CDS encoding 3-deoxy-D-manno-octulosonic acid transferase yields MRLGRRAIFAIAKTVRSAEPSKFIRFARGQRQVSGEVDIVAERLDSKRPTVWIHAASLGEFGIARPIIKLLKDECDCNIVVTFFSPTGYEALTKNMPEGIDGVLYLPFDTSANVRHFLDTIRPACAVFMVSEYWHNYLTELHRRGIPAYLVSSVIRENGPFFKWYGHLFRKSISYFDEIFTLNEESRQLLDKIGVSDVTVNGDPLFDNVILVASTPWEDKIIERFTDGRKVFIAGSLHDDEDLRLVTTLANRHRDTRFIIVPHEISPSILRHLEENLQGKTELYSRCTPESDLSDTQTLIIDFVGALAYIYRYATWAYVGGGFTRLLHSVIEPAVYGLPVAFGPNVNRKAVTRRMIELGIGRITATPEALDEWFRSLKDDDEGLREIADKAAVYVSKNAGATRRVVNKIRQNLCAKN; encoded by the coding sequence ATGAGATTAGGACGGCGTGCAATCTTCGCAATCGCGAAGACGGTGCGTAGCGCTGAGCCATCAAAATTTATCCGTTTCGCCCGTGGACAGCGACAGGTGTCAGGCGAAGTGGACATCGTGGCAGAAAGGCTTGACTCCAAACGCCCTACGGTGTGGATTCATGCCGCATCGCTTGGTGAATTCGGAATAGCCCGTCCGATAATCAAACTCCTCAAAGACGAGTGTGACTGCAACATCGTAGTGACATTTTTCTCTCCCACCGGCTACGAGGCGCTTACGAAAAATATGCCAGAAGGCATTGACGGAGTGCTCTATCTTCCGTTTGACACATCGGCCAATGTAAGGCATTTTCTCGACACCATCCGTCCGGCATGCGCGGTGTTCATGGTGTCGGAATACTGGCACAATTATCTGACGGAGCTGCACAGACGCGGCATCCCGGCCTATCTCGTATCGTCGGTAATCCGTGAAAACGGGCCGTTTTTCAAATGGTATGGTCATCTCTTCCGTAAAAGCATCAGCTATTTCGATGAAATCTTCACTCTTAATGAGGAATCACGACAGCTGTTAGACAAAATCGGAGTCAGCGATGTCACAGTCAACGGCGACCCGCTGTTTGACAATGTAATTCTTGTCGCCTCCACTCCGTGGGAAGACAAGATCATCGAACGTTTCACGGATGGGCGAAAGGTGTTCATCGCAGGAAGCCTTCACGATGACGAGGATCTCAGACTGGTGACAACACTCGCAAACAGACATCGCGACACCCGTTTCATCATTGTCCCCCATGAAATCAGTCCGTCGATATTGCGCCACCTTGAAGAAAATCTCCAAGGGAAAACCGAGCTTTATTCACGCTGCACACCAGAGTCGGATCTGAGCGACACCCAGACTTTGATCATCGACTTTGTCGGGGCTTTAGCCTACATCTACCGCTATGCGACATGGGCGTATGTCGGCGGTGGCTTTACCCGTCTGCTCCACAGCGTGATTGAACCCGCCGTCTATGGCCTGCCGGTTGCATTCGGACCGAATGTGAACCGCAAGGCTGTCACACGCCGCATGATAGAACTTGGTATAGGCCGGATAACCGCAACTCCCGAAGCTCTCGATGAATGGTTCCGTAGCCTGAAGGACGATGACGAGGGCTTGCGTGAGATTGCCGACAAAGCAGCCGTCTATGTCAGCAAAAATGCCGGAGCTACGCGAAGGGTTGTCAATAAAATCAGACAGAATCTATGCGCGAAAAATTAA
- a CDS encoding lysophospholipid acyltransferase family protein has translation MREKLRYALYRGAFGALSLLPFPLLYGLSDLLYLVMAKGVKYRRKVIRENLRNSFPEKSERELLDIEKDFYHQFTDNIVETIKLLNMSDRQADKRITVTGGEIVDRYINDGHPVVLYLGHYANWEWVPSVVRHFKAPEFCAQVYKPQHDKAFDRLMLKVRSRFNPVSVPQKQVFRSLVRWRNEDRKFIVGFISDHRSNLNVSHHRTTFLNQMTPFSPGGEEIGNRINAAYLYLDVEKTGRGHYHFTVKEICPESTEGDSPYTRRYLEMLEDTIRRRPGLWLWSHRRWRYK, from the coding sequence ATGCGCGAAAAATTAAGATATGCACTTTACAGGGGAGCTTTCGGAGCGCTTTCGCTACTTCCGTTCCCGCTGCTATACGGACTGAGCGACCTGCTCTATCTCGTAATGGCGAAGGGTGTGAAGTATCGCCGCAAAGTCATACGTGAAAACCTTCGGAATTCATTTCCCGAAAAAAGCGAGCGCGAACTGCTTGATATCGAAAAAGATTTCTATCATCAGTTCACCGACAATATCGTAGAGACAATAAAACTGCTCAACATGTCGGACCGACAGGCCGACAAACGCATCACAGTCACCGGCGGAGAGATCGTCGACAGATACATCAACGATGGTCATCCCGTGGTGCTTTATCTCGGCCACTATGCCAACTGGGAGTGGGTGCCGTCGGTCGTGCGCCACTTCAAAGCCCCCGAATTCTGCGCACAGGTCTACAAGCCTCAGCACGACAAGGCTTTCGACCGCCTCATGCTAAAAGTGCGCTCGCGCTTCAATCCGGTTTCCGTCCCGCAGAAACAGGTGTTCCGCTCGCTCGTCCGCTGGCGCAACGAAGACCGTAAATTCATTGTCGGTTTCATTTCTGACCACAGGTCAAATCTCAACGTGTCGCACCACCGCACCACTTTCCTCAACCAGATGACACCTTTCAGCCCCGGCGGAGAGGAAATCGGCAACCGAATCAATGCTGCCTACCTCTATCTGGATGTCGAAAAGACCGGACGCGGACACTACCATTTCACAGTGAAGGAAATCTGCCCTGAATCCACAGAGGGCGATTCGCCCTACACGCGCCGCTATCTTGAGATGCTTGAGGACACCATACGCCGCCGTCCGGGACTCTGGCTGTGGTCACACAGACGCTGGCGCTATAAATAA
- a CDS encoding GNAT family N-acetyltransferase, whose protein sequence is MYHRQGAEEDLYALFRNNARLSIRNLSTAINLRDPIPSSRLGKRAEKRRRKWDIRVSETDTSDEFWDIVIEDRRLRHNTRPVHTAAELNYLKSRFPENIRFYIATDPAGEVLGGAVIYLDRGVIHLQYAACTQKGKDMYATDVIYHDLILHILPGNNYFDFGISNEDAGRYLNEGMIHHKEEFGGRSVVYDIYEMDV, encoded by the coding sequence ATCTATCACCGTCAGGGTGCGGAAGAGGACCTTTATGCGCTGTTCAGAAACAATGCGCGCCTCAGCATCCGCAATCTTTCGACCGCGATAAACCTGCGCGACCCGATTCCGTCGTCGCGTCTTGGGAAAAGAGCCGAAAAGCGCCGTCGCAAGTGGGACATACGTGTAAGCGAGACTGACACGTCGGATGAGTTCTGGGATATAGTCATCGAGGATCGCAGGCTACGCCACAACACCCGTCCTGTACACACAGCTGCCGAGCTTAACTATCTGAAAAGCCGTTTCCCTGAAAACATCAGGTTTTACATCGCTACAGATCCGGCCGGCGAAGTGCTCGGCGGAGCGGTCATATACCTTGACCGTGGCGTGATTCATCTCCAATATGCCGCATGTACGCAAAAAGGGAAGGATATGTATGCTACCGATGTCATTTATCATGACCTGATACTCCATATCCTTCCCGGAAACAATTATTTCGATTTCGGAATTTCAAATGAGGACGCCGGACGTTATCTCAACGAAGGGATGATTCATCACAAAGAGGAGTTCGGCGGTCGCTCGGTGGTCTACGACATCTATGAGATGGATGTCTGA
- a CDS encoding LTA synthase family protein translates to MQTYYSYNYRSERYRWFDSNPVRLISNLLWVYICYEICRLAFIFENWSLYSANLSWHTFWTLSLGGWRFDTSAIFYTNSLVILLYLFPFHFKEKKWFWMLTKLLYVIINTACIIMNFADSVFFEFRKHRTSMAIFQEFKGDNNLGGIVGSEIAGHWYLVILTILMTIFLWKCYRKPGTPVKPLKRYYLTQVISLIVMTPLAIFGMRGNTFFTATRPISVNYAHKYASEPIQTGIVLNTPFSIIRTVNQMAEKTPILFKDEAALSAVYSPVHVPADSLVKREKNIVILIVESFAQEFVGALNKDLDNGTYKGYTPFTDSLLQHSMYFEQSFANGGFSIDALPAVIASIPRMDRPFVLSPHSLNHINSLASEVKKMGYSTAFFHGADNESLGFNAFIKQAGVDRYFGKNEFVADPRFGGMKEFDGKWGIWDEPFLQFFCAELSKMPQPFMASIFTLSSHHPFAVPEKYKDVFVDEGLHKLHKCIRYADYSIKRFFESARKQPWFDNTIFIITADHASSKRTHEVYFGEVGGFRIPIIFYDPSGELPQGRQPGIVQQMDIMPTMLNYLGYDKPYIAFGKDVLNTPVEDMWAFNWDFYPQYFKGDYVMRMENQQISEIYNYKKDPLLKENLKGKMPKDIEQDMFNHMCALIQSYMQRMDKDEVSIKHE, encoded by the coding sequence ATGCAAACATATTACAGCTACAACTATAGAAGTGAACGATACAGATGGTTTGACTCAAACCCTGTCAGACTGATATCGAATCTTCTGTGGGTATATATATGTTACGAAATATGCCGTCTGGCATTCATCTTCGAGAACTGGAGTCTATATAGCGCGAATCTTTCGTGGCATACATTCTGGACTCTTTCGCTGGGAGGCTGGCGTTTCGACACTTCAGCCATATTCTATACCAATTCGCTTGTAATACTTCTCTACCTTTTTCCTTTCCACTTCAAAGAGAAAAAATGGTTCTGGATGCTGACCAAATTACTCTATGTCATCATCAATACGGCGTGTATAATAATGAATTTCGCTGATTCAGTCTTCTTCGAGTTCAGAAAGCACCGCACTTCGATGGCTATATTTCAGGAATTCAAGGGCGACAACAATCTCGGAGGAATAGTCGGCAGTGAAATCGCCGGACACTGGTATCTTGTGATACTCACCATCCTCATGACCATCTTTCTATGGAAGTGTTACCGAAAACCCGGCACACCTGTGAAGCCGCTCAAACGATACTATCTGACACAGGTCATATCACTCATCGTAATGACTCCGTTAGCGATTTTCGGCATGCGCGGAAACACATTCTTCACTGCCACCCGACCGATTTCGGTCAACTATGCACACAAGTATGCCAGTGAACCCATCCAGACAGGCATCGTCCTCAACACGCCCTTCTCAATAATCCGCACAGTCAACCAGATGGCTGAGAAAACGCCTATACTCTTCAAGGATGAAGCCGCTCTTTCAGCCGTCTACTCTCCGGTTCATGTACCCGCCGACTCCCTTGTAAAACGCGAGAAGAACATCGTGATACTCATAGTCGAAAGTTTCGCGCAGGAATTTGTCGGAGCGCTAAACAAGGATCTCGACAACGGAACTTACAAGGGATATACACCGTTTACCGACTCACTCCTGCAACACAGCATGTATTTCGAGCAGTCATTTGCAAACGGAGGTTTCAGCATTGACGCGCTTCCGGCTGTCATCGCCTCAATCCCACGCATGGACCGCCCGTTTGTATTATCGCCCCACTCCCTCAACCACATCAACTCGCTTGCGAGCGAGGTAAAAAAAATGGGCTACTCCACAGCGTTTTTTCATGGCGCTGACAACGAGTCGCTTGGATTCAACGCATTCATAAAACAGGCCGGAGTCGACAGATATTTCGGCAAAAACGAGTTTGTCGCCGACCCGCGTTTCGGCGGAATGAAGGAGTTTGACGGTAAATGGGGCATTTGGGACGAACCGTTCCTTCAGTTCTTCTGCGCCGAGCTCAGCAAGATGCCACAGCCATTTATGGCAAGCATATTCACACTTTCCTCGCATCATCCGTTTGCTGTTCCTGAAAAATACAAAGATGTTTTTGTTGACGAAGGTCTCCACAAGCTCCACAAGTGCATCAGATATGCCGATTATTCCATCAAAAGATTCTTCGAGAGCGCACGCAAACAGCCGTGGTTCGACAACACAATCTTTATCATCACAGCCGACCATGCAAGCAGCAAACGCACCCACGAAGTATATTTCGGTGAGGTCGGAGGATTCCGCATACCCATCATATTCTACGATCCGTCAGGAGAACTACCCCAAGGCCGTCAGCCCGGCATCGTCCAGCAGATGGACATAATGCCGACAATGCTCAACTATCTCGGCTACGACAAACCGTATATAGCATTTGGCAAAGATGTATTAAACACGCCGGTGGAAGACATGTGGGCTTTCAACTGGGATTTCTACCCTCAATATTTCAAGGGTGACTATGTCATGCGCATGGAAAACCAGCAGATTTCAGAAATCTACAATTACAAGAAAGATCCACTTCTCAAAGAAAACCTCAAAGGAAAAATGCCAAAGGACATCGAGCAGGATATGTTCAACCACATGTGTGCCCTAATCCAAAGCTATATGCAGCGCATGGATAAGGATGAAGTTAGTATCAAACATGAATAA
- a CDS encoding 3-deoxy-manno-octulosonate cytidylyltransferase → MKIICVIPARAESSRFFEKPLALICGKPMIQWVYDHCKEVELFEEVYVATDSEKIKVAAEKFGAKVVMTRSDHDTATERLYEVSTRIAADLYVMVNGDEPLLTREAIIQCIPDGLKADDFFVSNLMTDFSNPVEVVDATNLKIVTAKDDRCLFISRSPIPYPKGAMDYVFHKFVGVGAFTRKALDFYHNTPRGPIEKIEENDSFRFLENHMPIYYYNCHCKSLSVDNRKDIDGVEAYLRELNKQA, encoded by the coding sequence ATGAAAATAATTTGTGTGATTCCGGCACGTGCCGAATCAAGCCGATTCTTCGAAAAACCCCTCGCCCTTATCTGTGGCAAGCCCATGATCCAATGGGTATATGACCATTGTAAAGAAGTCGAACTTTTCGAAGAGGTCTATGTAGCCACTGACAGTGAAAAAATCAAGGTCGCAGCTGAAAAGTTCGGTGCCAAAGTCGTGATGACACGTTCCGACCACGACACAGCCACTGAACGCCTCTACGAAGTATCGACCCGCATCGCAGCCGACCTATACGTAATGGTCAACGGCGACGAGCCTCTTCTCACACGCGAGGCCATCATTCAGTGTATTCCCGACGGACTCAAGGCTGATGACTTCTTCGTGTCAAACCTCATGACCGACTTCAGCAATCCTGTCGAGGTGGTCGATGCCACCAACCTCAAGATTGTGACAGCCAAAGACGACCGTTGCCTTTTCATCTCTCGTAGCCCTATCCCCTATCCCAAGGGTGCGATGGACTATGTGTTCCATAAGTTTGTTGGTGTCGGCGCTTTCACTCGCAAAGCACTCGATTTCTACCACAACACCCCCCGTGGCCCGATTGAGAAAATCGAGGAAAACGACTCGTTCCGCTTCCTTGAGAACCACATGCCAATCTACTACTACAATTGTCACTGCAAGTCGCTCTCCGTCGACAACCGCAAGGACATTGACGGCGTTGAAGCATATCTACGGGAACTAAACAAGCAAGCATAA